A window from Candidatus Poribacteria bacterium encodes these proteins:
- a CDS encoding transposase, with product MGESEPHLPPKAKTGRPRADDRGTLNGILYVLLSGCRWMDMPAAYGS from the coding sequence ATGGGAGAGAGTGAGCCTCATCTGCCTCCCAAGGCGAAGACGGGTCGTCCACGCGCCGACGACCGGGGCACACTCAACGGGATACTGTACGTCCTGTTGTCGGGCTGTCGTTGGATGGACATGCCCGCGGCCTACGGCTC